The nucleotide window GGCCGATAAAAGGCGTGCTGCCCATTGCCATTCAGGCGCGCAAGGAAGGCTTCAGGGGGTTTATCCTGCCCCGCGAAAATGCCCAGGAAGCCGCCATTGTGAATAACCTCGACATTATTCCGGTGGGCACCATGCAGGAGGCCGTCGATTTTCTGGAAGGCCGCCTGGACATTGAGCCCTTGGTAATGGATACGCGGGACGTATTTCAGCACACCGCCAACCAGTACGCCGCCGACTTTGCCGACGTGCAGGGCCAGGAAAACATCAAAAGGGCACTGGAAATTGCGGCTGCCGGCGGTCATAACGTTATCATGATCGGCCCACCCGGCGCGGGCAAAACCATGCTGGCCAAGCGCCTGCCCAGCATTCTGCCCCCGCTGAACATGCAGGAGGCCCTGGAAACCACCAAGATTCACTCCGTAGCCGGCAAGCTGGGCGCCAACGCTTCGTTGCTCAATACGCGGCCGTTTCGCTCGCCGCACCACACTATTTCTGACGTGGCCCTGGTGGGCGGGGGCGGCAACCCGCAGCCGGGCGAAATATCGTTGTCGCACAATGGGGTGCTGTTTCTGGACGAGCTACCCGAGTTCAAGCGCACGGTGCTGGAGGTGATGCGCCAGCCCCTGGAGGAGCGGCGCGTGACGATTTCACGGGCCAAAGTCAGCATCGACTTTCCGGCCAACTTCATGCTCATTGCCTCCATGAACCCCTGCCCCTGTGGGTATTATAATCACCCGGAGAAAGAGTGCGTGTGCGGGCCGGGCGTGGTGCAGCGCTACCTCAACAAGGTTTCGGGCCCGCTGCTGGACCGCATCGACCTGCACGTGGAAGTAACGCCCGTGACGTTTGACCAGATGACGGAAACGCGCAGGTCGGAAACCAGCGCCGACATTCAGCTGCGCGTGACCACGGCCCGCCAGCGCCAGGCCGAGCGGTTCCGGGACTTTCCCGATATTCACTCCAACGCTATGATGCCTTCGCAGATGGTAAAGGACGTGTGCCGGATTGACCCGGCTGGCCTTACGCTCCTGAAAACTGCCATGGAGCGCCTGGGGCTTTCCGCCCGCGCCTACGACCGGATCCTGAAAGTGGCCCGCACCATTGCCGACCTTGCGGGTGCCGAGGAAATCGAGCTCCAGCACCTGGCCGAAGCCATCCAGTACCGCAGCCTCGACCGGGAAGGCTGGGCTGGGTAACAGGTGAAATAGTGAGCTGGTGAAATAGTGAGTCTGATGTTCGGCTGGCGCAGTACTACACCACTTGCGCGAATCGAACGTCAAACTCACTATTTCACTATCTCACCATTTCACCATCTTTGCGGCGCTATGTACCAAGCCCTGCTGAAGCCGCTACTATTTCGCCTCGATGCGGAAGATGCCCACCATTTTGTGTTTCGGAATCTGCGGCGGGCCTACCGGGTGCCGGGCGCGCCGGCGCTGTTGCGGGCTTCATATGACTTTGCGCACCCGAGTCTGGAGCGGGAGGTATTCGGGCTGAAGTTTCGGAACCCGGTGGGACTAGCGGCAGGCTTCGATAAGAACGCGGAGCTGACCGACGAGCTGGGCGCGCTGGGTTTTGGCTTCGTGGAAATCGGGACGGTGACGCCGCGCCCCCAGCCCGGCAACCCCGCGCCGCGCCTGTTCCGGCTGCCGCAGGATGAAGCCCTGATCAACCGCATGGGGTTCAACAACCACGGGGCCGAAGCGGCGGCCACCCGTCTGCGACAGCGCCGCAGCCACGGGCTCATCATTGGCGGCAACATCGGCAAGAACAAGGACACACCCAACGAGGACGCGGCCCAGGACTACGTGGCCTGCGTGGAGGCCCTGCACGAGGTAGTCGACTATTTCGTGGTGAACGTGTCGTCGCCGAACACGCCGGGGCTGCGGCAGCTGCAGGAGCGGGAACCGCTGATCCAGCTGCTGCAGCAGGTGCAGCAGTGCAACCAGGCGCTGCCCCGCCCCCGCCCGCTGCTGCTCAAAATCGCGCCTGACCTCACCAACGGTCAGCTCGACGACATCCTGCTCATTGCCCGCGAAACCAATCTAAGCGGCCTGGTAGCCACCAATACCACCATCAGCCGGGACAACCTACGCACGCCGGCAAGCCAGGTGAGCAGCCTGGGCGCGGGCGGCCTGAGCGGCAAGCCACTGCGGAAGCGTGCTACCGAAGTTATCCGCTACCTCAGCCAGCGCAGCGTCGGCAACCTGCCCATCATCGGGGTGGGCGGCATCCACTCGCCCCAGGATGCGCAGGAAAAGCTGGCGGCCGGGGCGGCGCTGGTGCAGCTGTACACGGGCTTTATCTACGAAGGCCCCGCCCTGGTGAAGCGCATCAACCAGGCACTGGCCGAACGGTAAGAATTAGAGTAGGTCACCCTGAATAGGCTTGTTTAAACGGCTCCAGCGCTTGGTGGAATGCTTACTGACGAAGCAGTAGAAGCTTCAACTAGCTTGGGGCGACATTGTACCCCGTCACAATTTCACGGCTTCACCTTTCGGGGCGTGGCGGCGCTGAAACCAGATCAGCAGAGGTACCAGCACCAGGGTAGGCCAGAGAAAGTTGAGCGGAAATACAATGAACTTGAGGCTGGTAACCGAAAACGCCGACACGGCGGCAATATAGGAACCCACGAAGCCCGAAATATGGTTGCGCAGCCACTGCCCGGCTGGCCAGGGACCCGGCCGCCAAAACCCGCGCAGCTGCCGCACTGTCGTCATCAGGCCAATACCGCCAAATACAACAAGCACCGGGTTGAAAGGCCGGCTGAACAGGCCATAGGCCAGCGTACCAAGGAAAATGAGCAAGCCCACCAGCACACTCACCCAATCGTATAGAGCCGGGCCCTGACCCGCACCCATGCGCTTGTGGCGCAACGACCGGTAGCCGAACTGCGCCAGGTACAGACTAAAGATGCCCGTGAGCAGCAGAAACGTCAGACCCTTGAGGCTGGCTGACACTATAGCAGTACCACCGGCTACCAGCATGGCCCAGAAAAACACCTTGCCCCAGAGCCGGTGCGCCGGCCCGCCCTTGCGGACTATCAGGGCCACGGGCGCCACAAAAAAGCCGGTAAAGCCCGCCGCAATGTGCAGCCAGCGGTTCAGGAGCAGGAAGGTTTCCATTTGGTAAGTGGCTGAAGGGTTGCCTGCCCAAAGGAAGCATCATAGCCGGTGCGCCACCACTTTTTTACGCCGAAGTGTCATTTCGGGCAACTCAGCTTCAGTTTTCGGCCGCTGAGCTCTGCTCCTTCTTCACCCTTCTTACAGCCAAAACCCATTCACAGCTTCGCGCCTAGCTTGAACTCCAGCACATCGGCGGCACCGCGGTGCACTTTCAGGTCGAGGGCGCCGAACAGGTGGTCGGTAAGGTGGTATTTCAGTCCGATTCGCTCGTAGTAGAACTTGTTGGATTTGTACGGATTGTACACGTAGAAGCCCAGGTGCGTGACGAAAGCCAGCCGCCCGAACAGCAGCTCGTGGCCCAGAAACACGCCGGCCTTTTTCACGTCGGGCAGCGGGCGGCTGGTATCGGCCGTGTCGCGTAGCTCGGCCCGGAGCGACCGGTCGTAGAAGCCCTCCAGGCCCAGCAGCAGGTTGCTTTTGCGGTTCATGCGCCGCCCACCAGCTACCGTCACCGAATTTACCAGGTACTTGCGCGTATCGGTTTCGTTGCGCTGCTTGTAGCCCAGGCTCGAGCTCAGGTTCAGGAAAAAGTACCCCACGTCGGCGGGCTCGGGCGCGGGTGGCTGGTCGAGGGGGCGGAACGGGCGCTGCGTGTGCATGTTCAGTCCCAGTACCAGCGTAGGCATGTTGATGCCCAGGTTGGGCTTGGTGGTGGCCCCGTTGGAGTAGTGGTTCAGCCCCAGCCCGGCCAGCAGCCCCAGGTGGTCCGACAAGGCCACATCATATTCCACGCGCGCCAGGATCAGCGCGTTCAGGCGGGAGCTGACGAAGGTATTTTTGTGGTTGGTGGCCTGGTCAAACGCCTGGCTGAACCAGCCCAGGCCGCCGCCCAGCCGAAAATTCAGCTCTTGCCGGGCCGTGCGCCACAGCGGCTTGCTCAGGTACACGCCGGCCCCGTAGCTGCGGCCCAGCGTGGCATTGTGGTAGTCGTAGTACAGCAGGGCTAGGCCCACGCGCGGGTAGCGGTGCCAGGCGTGCCAGGGCTGCTCGCCCCGGGTCTGGCGCTGGAAGTTCAGTTCCAGCCCCGTGGGGTGCGCCCGCACCAGGTGGCGCACGCGCGGGGTGTGGGCAATGATAAAGGCGCCCTGCGCATACGCACCTACCACTACGGCCTGCGCCGGTCCGGTTTCGCCTTGCTGCGCGGCGGCCAGGCGCGGCAGCAACAGGCACAGCCCCAGCAATATCCTCGTGTAGCGGCGCGCGGCGTCAGGTATCATAGCGGCCAAAATACAGCAGAATTGCGCTGGTAGTGCTGGGGGTGCAACTTCCCTTCCGCAAAATGGCTCTTCCGGCAAGCCGGCGCCGCGCAACTCCGCGCTTTGCCGTAACATTGTGGCCGCATGGCGCGGCGGCCCACCTGGCCAAAAAACGTAGCCGC belongs to Hymenobacter sp. J193 and includes:
- a CDS encoding YifB family Mg chelatase-like AAA ATPase, with product MLTKTFGSAVQGVNAYTITIEVVVSQGTNFYVVGLPDNAIKESQQRVEAALKFRGYRMPRTKVVVNMAPADIRKEGSSYDLPIALGILHASQQLATERLPEYIIMGELALDGELRPIKGVLPIAIQARKEGFRGFILPRENAQEAAIVNNLDIIPVGTMQEAVDFLEGRLDIEPLVMDTRDVFQHTANQYAADFADVQGQENIKRALEIAAAGGHNVIMIGPPGAGKTMLAKRLPSILPPLNMQEALETTKIHSVAGKLGANASLLNTRPFRSPHHTISDVALVGGGGNPQPGEISLSHNGVLFLDELPEFKRTVLEVMRQPLEERRVTISRAKVSIDFPANFMLIASMNPCPCGYYNHPEKECVCGPGVVQRYLNKVSGPLLDRIDLHVEVTPVTFDQMTETRRSETSADIQLRVTTARQRQAERFRDFPDIHSNAMMPSQMVKDVCRIDPAGLTLLKTAMERLGLSARAYDRILKVARTIADLAGAEEIELQHLAEAIQYRSLDREGWAG
- a CDS encoding quinone-dependent dihydroorotate dehydrogenase, which codes for MYQALLKPLLFRLDAEDAHHFVFRNLRRAYRVPGAPALLRASYDFAHPSLEREVFGLKFRNPVGLAAGFDKNAELTDELGALGFGFVEIGTVTPRPQPGNPAPRLFRLPQDEALINRMGFNNHGAEAAATRLRQRRSHGLIIGGNIGKNKDTPNEDAAQDYVACVEALHEVVDYFVVNVSSPNTPGLRQLQEREPLIQLLQQVQQCNQALPRPRPLLLKIAPDLTNGQLDDILLIARETNLSGLVATNTTISRDNLRTPASQVSSLGAGGLSGKPLRKRATEVIRYLSQRSVGNLPIIGVGGIHSPQDAQEKLAAGAALVQLYTGFIYEGPALVKRINQALAER
- a CDS encoding acyloxyacyl hydrolase, which gives rise to MIPDAARRYTRILLGLCLLLPRLAAAQQGETGPAQAVVVGAYAQGAFIIAHTPRVRHLVRAHPTGLELNFQRQTRGEQPWHAWHRYPRVGLALLYYDYHNATLGRSYGAGVYLSKPLWRTARQELNFRLGGGLGWFSQAFDQATNHKNTFVSSRLNALILARVEYDVALSDHLGLLAGLGLNHYSNGATTKPNLGINMPTLVLGLNMHTQRPFRPLDQPPAPEPADVGYFFLNLSSSLGYKQRNETDTRKYLVNSVTVAGGRRMNRKSNLLLGLEGFYDRSLRAELRDTADTSRPLPDVKKAGVFLGHELLFGRLAFVTHLGFYVYNPYKSNKFYYERIGLKYHLTDHLFGALDLKVHRGAADVLEFKLGAKL